In a genomic window of Chloroflexota bacterium:
- a CDS encoding ABC transporter ATP-binding protein: protein MAPILELRGITKRFPGVLANDHIDLTLEKGEIHALLGENGAGKSTLMNILYGLYAPDEGEIFVNGQKIVVTSPRDAIAAGVGMVHQHFMLIPVFTVTENVMLGDESLRMGGLLDRRSAAKRIREISEQYRLEVNPNAYVKDLPVGVQQRVEIIKLLYREADILILDEPTAVLTPQEVDELFTIMRSLVESGKSIIFITHKLREVLEFADRITVIRGGKVVGSALPEEADQNSLAAMMVGRAVDLHVEKQPADPQEVVLEVEDIVVLDETDQVMVKKISFDVRAGEILGVAGVQGNGQTELVKALTGLTHPVSGEITLLGESIAKASPRTITELGSAHIPEDRQKDGLVLTAPIADNLVLNTYYLEPFAKGVMLQQDTVLESADKIVSNFDVRTPSSLIPVGSLSGGNQQKVIVGREFSRPIKFLVAAQPTRGLDVGSIEYIHSRLIEKRDSGCAVLLVSTELDEIMELSDRIAVMYRGEIIAIVDAQDVTKEQVGLLMAGVVENAVA, encoded by the coding sequence ATGGCGCCGATTCTTGAATTACGTGGAATTACCAAACGGTTTCCTGGCGTACTGGCAAACGATCATATTGATCTCACGCTAGAAAAGGGAGAGATCCACGCCTTGCTGGGGGAAAACGGAGCAGGAAAATCCACCCTGATGAATATTTTATATGGCCTGTATGCGCCCGATGAGGGCGAAATTTTTGTTAACGGGCAAAAAATTGTTGTCACATCGCCGCGTGATGCCATCGCAGCCGGTGTGGGGATGGTTCATCAGCACTTTATGCTCATTCCGGTGTTTACTGTAACCGAGAACGTGATGCTGGGCGACGAGAGCCTGCGCATGGGTGGATTGCTGGATCGCCGTTCGGCGGCCAAGCGCATTCGCGAGATTTCGGAACAGTACCGGCTCGAGGTGAATCCGAACGCATATGTGAAAGATCTGCCCGTGGGTGTGCAGCAGCGCGTCGAAATTATCAAGCTGCTCTACCGCGAAGCGGATATTTTGATCTTGGATGAACCGACTGCCGTACTTACCCCTCAGGAAGTAGACGAATTATTCACGATCATGCGCTCATTAGTTGAGAGCGGCAAATCGATTATTTTTATTACTCACAAATTACGCGAAGTACTCGAATTTGCTGACCGGATTACCGTGATTCGCGGGGGCAAAGTGGTGGGTTCGGCTCTGCCCGAAGAAGCCGATCAAAATTCACTGGCTGCCATGATGGTCGGGCGAGCGGTTGATCTGCATGTCGAAAAGCAGCCCGCAGACCCGCAAGAAGTGGTACTCGAAGTTGAAGATATTGTTGTTCTCGACGAGACAGATCAGGTCATGGTCAAGAAAATCTCCTTTGATGTGCGTGCCGGTGAAATTTTGGGTGTGGCCGGCGTGCAAGGCAACGGACAGACCGAATTGGTCAAAGCGCTGACCGGATTGACACACCCCGTCAGCGGCGAAATTACTCTGTTGGGCGAATCAATTGCCAAGGCTTCGCCACGTACCATCACCGAGTTGGGGTCGGCGCACATCCCTGAAGACCGCCAGAAAGACGGCTTGGTGCTGACTGCGCCAATTGCAGATAATCTGGTGCTGAACACCTATTATCTGGAGCCATTTGCGAAAGGCGTTATGCTGCAACAGGATACTGTATTGGAATCAGCGGATAAAATTGTCTCGAATTTTGATGTGCGTACACCAAGCTCTTTGATTCCGGTGGGTTCGTTATCGGGTGGCAATCAGCAAAAAGTGATTGTCGGACGCGAATTTTCCCGTCCGATCAAATTCCTGGTAGCCGCACAACCAACGCGCGGCCTGGATGTTGGTTCGATTGAATATATTCACAGTCGGCTGATTGAAAAACGCGATTCGGGTTGTGCTGTGTTGCTGGTTTCAACGGAACTTGACGAGATTATGGAACTCTCAGATCGCATCGCGGTGATGTATCGTGGTGAGATCATTGCCATTGTAGACGCGCAGGATGTTACCAAAGAACAAGTCGGCCTGCTGATGGCGGGGGTGGTTGAGAACGCTGTCGCATAA
- a CDS encoding DUF389 domain-containing protein, with protein sequence MTLPKTEQTPDDPQRLPAARRRRAQRKLLPLAPDEREAFLDEIAQRTSPSFDFFLFSVLAGLTVGIGLLLDLPALLVLGAVLAPTMAPLVGIALGAISGSAQFFGRNLLGLVMGSGLVFIASLSLGLVARNGGVFEITQAYLHTRIAWHHFVVLTIGSVLTTIAIARGGKRTAVASVALAYEIYVPLCAAGYGLGSGTLHLWPDGLVVFIIHMAWAIILSTFTLVVLGFRPLTLFGYTAGGMLSLIGLILIIGLGGAGAAVGGQVAIPTARPSKTPTPSQTFTPTLSPTITETPLPVTATLPVTLTASITPSPTNTLPPSPTPVYARVNAPEEYGGAILRSEPGFDGRALTSFLNGTLIELLSDVPAEADNRQWLNVRLPGGPEGWMLQSVISVATPVPNW encoded by the coding sequence ATGACTCTCCCCAAAACCGAGCAAACCCCCGATGATCCCCAGCGCCTGCCAGCCGCGCGCAGACGACGCGCCCAGCGCAAGTTGCTCCCGCTGGCTCCGGATGAGCGCGAGGCTTTTCTCGACGAAATTGCACAGCGTACATCGCCATCATTTGATTTCTTTCTCTTTTCTGTGCTGGCGGGGCTGACGGTCGGTATTGGCCTGCTGCTTGATTTACCGGCATTACTTGTACTCGGAGCCGTTCTGGCTCCGACAATGGCACCGCTGGTGGGGATAGCGCTGGGCGCAATTAGCGGCTCCGCTCAGTTTTTTGGGCGCAATTTACTGGGGCTGGTTATGGGCAGCGGGTTGGTCTTTATTGCCAGCCTGAGCCTGGGGTTGGTTGCCCGCAACGGTGGTGTATTTGAGATCACCCAGGCTTATTTACACACGCGCATTGCCTGGCATCATTTTGTTGTGCTGACTATCGGTAGCGTGCTGACCACGATTGCGATCGCCCGCGGGGGTAAACGCACGGCGGTTGCCAGTGTGGCGCTGGCCTACGAAATCTATGTGCCACTGTGTGCAGCCGGTTATGGGCTGGGCAGCGGCACACTCCATTTATGGCCCGATGGGCTGGTGGTATTTATCATTCATATGGCCTGGGCAATCATTTTGAGTACTTTTACGCTGGTTGTACTCGGTTTTCGCCCGCTGACTCTCTTTGGCTACACGGCAGGGGGGATGCTCAGCCTGATTGGGTTGATTCTAATCATTGGGCTGGGCGGCGCAGGCGCAGCCGTGGGGGGGCAGGTTGCAATCCCAACCGCACGACCCAGCAAAACACCCACTCCTTCACAAACTTTTACGCCAACACTTTCACCTACCATTACCGAAACCCCTCTCCCTGTCACGGCTACACTACCTGTTACGTTGACGGCTTCGATTACGCCATCGCCCACAAATACGCTGCCACCCAGCCCTACACCGGTTTATGCGCGGGTCAACGCTCCCGAAGAGTATGGCGGGGCCATTCTGCGAAGCGAACCCGGCTTTGACGGCCGCGCACTTACATCTTTCCTGAATGGTACTTTGATCGAGCTTTTATCGGATGTCCCCGCGGAGGCCGATAACCGGCAATGGCTGAATGTGCGCCTCCCTGGCGGGCCGGAAGGCTGGATGCTGCAATCGGTGATTTCTGTCGCTACCCCCGTGCCCAATTGGTAA
- the cdd gene encoding cytidine deaminase: protein MQKTELIQKAVKARKNAYAPYSNYPVGAALYTATGKTYLGANVENAAYPVTMCAERVAIFKAVSEGEREFEMIAVVTENGGSPCGSCRQVMAEFGLDTLVLIADEQGNLVEELRVGELLPKAFTPKDLI from the coding sequence ATGCAAAAAACTGAATTGATTCAAAAAGCTGTGAAGGCGCGCAAGAATGCTTATGCCCCTTATTCAAATTACCCGGTTGGGGCGGCGCTCTATACGGCCACTGGCAAAACTTATCTTGGGGCGAATGTGGAAAACGCTGCCTATCCGGTGACGATGTGCGCCGAGCGGGTGGCGATCTTCAAGGCAGTTTCGGAAGGTGAGCGAGAATTTGAAATGATCGCGGTGGTCACCGAGAATGGCGGCTCCCCCTGCGGATCATGCCGTCAGGTGATGGCGGAATTCGGTCTGGACACCCTGGTGTTGATCGCCGACGAACAAGGTAATCTTGTCGAAGAGCTGCGCGTGGGCGAGTTACTCCCCAAAGCCTTCACCCCTAAAGATTTAATCTAA
- a CDS encoding HlyC/CorC family transporter, producing MHTSVIVSGLLFVLAVDLVVIAARAALRHASLARLIHMRELNEPNAKRTLELIEKMPRPYAGLHLLQSLLRFFQIGGIYLVVQADAGITTLWGKFGVLLAAGLLVAWVEWIAERNVLRDPESWILRLSGFVRLVTLLFFPLIGASLFLSREIAKSNEHTSMVTEDALRTLVDVGQKDGILEQEERKMIHSIFQLDDTLAREIMVPRIDVHALEIGAPLSVAVDTLLNSGYSRVPVYEENIDHILGLLYAKDLLQVWREGNGQTDLRRDLLREPYFVPEAKKLDELLAEMQQKRVHMAIVVDEYGGVAGVVTLEDIIEEIFGEIQDEYDEEELPYRRLENGDYVFQGRIDLDDFNEIMDCDLPNDEADTLGGYIYTRLGQIPVAGESLTQANLTLTVELVSKRRIRKVRAQRVWSTGQINENE from the coding sequence ATGCATACTTCAGTAATTGTTTCAGGTTTATTATTTGTATTAGCTGTTGATCTCGTTGTTATCGCGGCGCGTGCCGCGTTGCGTCATGCCAGCCTGGCGCGATTGATTCACATGCGCGAGTTGAATGAGCCTAATGCAAAGCGCACTCTTGAATTGATCGAAAAAATGCCGCGCCCCTATGCAGGTTTGCATCTTTTGCAATCCTTATTACGTTTTTTCCAAATTGGCGGTATCTATCTGGTAGTTCAAGCCGATGCAGGTATCACTACACTCTGGGGTAAGTTCGGTGTGTTGCTGGCGGCTGGCTTGTTGGTAGCCTGGGTAGAGTGGATCGCAGAGCGTAACGTGTTACGCGATCCCGAAAGTTGGATATTGCGTTTATCGGGCTTTGTGCGTCTCGTGACGCTGCTTTTTTTCCCGTTAATCGGGGCCAGCTTATTCTTGTCGCGAGAAATTGCCAAATCAAATGAACACACTAGCATGGTTACAGAAGATGCGTTGAGAACGCTGGTGGATGTGGGGCAAAAAGATGGCATTCTTGAACAAGAAGAGCGAAAAATGATTCACTCAATCTTCCAGTTGGATGATACTCTGGCCCGCGAAATTATGGTGCCGCGCATCGATGTTCATGCCCTGGAAATTGGCGCTCCATTATCTGTTGCTGTAGATACCCTGCTCAATTCGGGTTATTCGCGCGTGCCCGTCTATGAGGAAAATATCGATCATATATTGGGCTTGCTCTATGCTAAAGATTTATTGCAAGTTTGGCGTGAAGGTAATGGGCAAACTGACCTGCGCCGCGATCTACTGCGTGAACCTTATTTTGTTCCCGAAGCGAAAAAATTGGATGAACTCCTGGCTGAAATGCAGCAAAAACGCGTCCATATGGCGATTGTCGTGGACGAGTATGGTGGCGTTGCCGGTGTGGTAACTTTGGAAGACATCATCGAAGAAATTTTCGGTGAAATTCAGGATGAATACGACGAAGAAGAACTGCCCTACCGCCGATTGGAGAATGGCGATTATGTTTTTCAGGGCCGCATTGATCTGGATGACTTCAATGAGATCATGGACTGCGATTTGCCCAACGATGAAGCCGACACGCTTGGTGGGTATATCTACACGCGCCTGGGACAAATTCCTGTTGCCGGTGAAAGCCTCACCCAAGCTAATTTAACCCTGACCGTGGAACTGGTGAGCAAACGGCGCATCCGCAAAGTGCGTGCGCAGCGGGTTTGGTCAACAGGGCAAATCAATGAAAATGAATAA
- the glmU gene encoding bifunctional UDP-N-acetylglucosamine diphosphorylase/glucosamine-1-phosphate N-acetyltransferase GlmU: MKTSVVILAAGKGTRMHSDLPKVLHPILGQPLIRYPVAVAQAITQSPSVLVVGHAAEQVRAAVGEAAEYVLQKPQLGTGHAVQQAETLLRGKSDYVLILYGDMPLVTAETVQELLEVQQNHTGPISVLTLIADDPRGFGRIVRGEDGSVRAIVEEAQATPEELAIKELNTGVFCFSADWLWDTLKRVELSPKGEYYLTDLVEIAVKEGHSVQAIPTTDETEMIGINTRVHLSDAAASMQQRINRAWMLAGVTLQDPATTYIEPTVQIGRDTVIASNTHLIGSTDIGTACIIGPNSFIRDSKLGHRCEVFASVVEAALLEDDVDIGPFAHLRKGAHLAAGVHMGNFGEVKNSYLGPGTKMGHFSYLGDTTTGAKVNIGAGTITCNYDGEHKHPTEIGDDVFIGSDTMLVAPLKIGAGARTGAGSVVTKTVAEKTLVVGMPARTIRKLD, from the coding sequence ATGAAAACAAGCGTTGTGATTTTAGCGGCAGGCAAAGGCACTCGTATGCACTCAGACCTGCCGAAAGTTTTGCACCCCATCCTGGGTCAGCCGTTGATCCGGTATCCGGTTGCTGTAGCTCAGGCAATTACCCAATCGCCGTCTGTGTTGGTGGTGGGGCATGCAGCCGAACAGGTGCGCGCCGCTGTTGGCGAGGCTGCCGAATATGTGCTGCAGAAACCACAGTTGGGCACAGGTCACGCTGTGCAACAGGCCGAAACGCTCCTGCGGGGTAAGAGCGATTATGTACTCATACTGTATGGCGATATGCCCCTGGTGACCGCTGAAACCGTGCAGGAGCTCCTTGAAGTGCAGCAAAATCATACGGGGCCGATTAGTGTGCTGACTCTGATTGCCGATGATCCGCGTGGCTTTGGGCGGATTGTGCGCGGCGAAGATGGCTCAGTGAGGGCCATTGTGGAAGAAGCGCAAGCTACGCCCGAAGAACTTGCCATAAAAGAACTGAATACCGGTGTGTTCTGTTTCTCGGCAGATTGGTTATGGGATACGCTCAAACGGGTTGAACTTTCTCCCAAAGGCGAATACTACCTTACCGATCTGGTGGAAATTGCGGTAAAAGAAGGCCACTCCGTGCAGGCCATCCCCACAACCGATGAAACCGAAATGATCGGTATTAATACCCGCGTGCATCTTTCCGATGCCGCCGCAAGTATGCAGCAGCGCATCAACCGTGCCTGGATGCTGGCAGGTGTCACCCTTCAAGACCCTGCCACAACCTATATTGAGCCAACAGTTCAGATTGGCCGTGACACCGTCATTGCCTCGAACACCCATCTCATCGGTTCAACCGACATTGGCACAGCCTGCATCATCGGGCCAAACTCCTTCATCCGCGATTCGAAATTGGGCCACCGCTGCGAAGTCTTTGCTTCCGTAGTCGAGGCAGCCTTGCTCGAAGATGATGTGGATATTGGCCCCTTTGCCCATTTACGCAAAGGCGCTCATCTGGCTGCGGGTGTCCACATGGGGAATTTTGGGGAAGTAAAAAACTCTTACCTCGGGCCGGGCACCAAAATGGGGCATTTCTCCTATCTTGGCGATACCACCACTGGAGCCAAGGTCAACATTGGGGCTGGGACGATCACCTGTAATTATGACGGTGAACACAAACATCCTACAGAAATCGGCGATGATGTATTCATCGGCAGCGATACCATGCTGGTTGCGCCATTAAAAATTGGCGCAGGTGCGCGTACCGGAGCAGGCTCTGTGGTAACGAAAACAGTTGCAGAGAAAACCCTGGTTGTGGGCATGCCTGCCCGCACAATACGGAAATTGGATTAG
- a CDS encoding response regulator yields MADYRVLIVDDTREVRRALVSAIETLDANIEIRDVPSGEEGLLELSSGPFDLLVSDVRLPGISGLELLTKIRIRQPELHVILVTGMVDAHVRQAVADAGAAAFFLKPIETADFLDAVERALGLIDAVIVEPNIPDDDLEKPAESVAERLTSLRKDLNAISAVMLDERSRVLARAGDLPDASIETALFPALMTAFSASNRISKLLNTKPPRDILFFAGVKYDIFLAHVGESYALLVAANPGTSSDQMAEAMRLVHSGLQDLLAILSKMGVRLTSSKQPTRQEVEPEPPFAEDAEVAPEMAALFEEVASSEIEQDANVFWDTASTDASHDGLTNADSLSYDEARRLGLTPEEDAEQ; encoded by the coding sequence ATGGCTGATTATCGAGTTTTAATCGTAGACGACACACGCGAAGTTCGCAGGGCGCTAGTCAGCGCCATCGAAACTTTGGACGCCAACATCGAAATCAGGGATGTGCCATCGGGTGAAGAAGGGTTGCTGGAATTATCCTCTGGCCCCTTTGATTTATTGGTATCTGATGTGCGCCTGCCGGGCATATCTGGCCTGGAATTGCTGACCAAAATTCGCATCCGTCAGCCGGAACTGCATGTTATTTTAGTCACTGGGATGGTAGATGCGCATGTGCGTCAGGCAGTTGCCGATGCGGGCGCAGCCGCTTTTTTCCTGAAACCAATTGAAACTGCCGATTTTCTGGACGCCGTTGAACGTGCATTGGGCTTGATCGATGCCGTGATCGTTGAACCGAATATCCCGGATGATGATCTGGAGAAACCTGCCGAAAGCGTGGCCGAGCGTTTGACCAGCCTGCGTAAAGATTTGAACGCCATCTCGGCAGTGATGCTGGATGAGCGCAGCCGTGTACTGGCCCGTGCGGGTGACCTGCCCGATGCTTCAATTGAAACCGCGCTGTTCCCTGCTCTAATGACCGCCTTCAGCGCCAGTAATCGGATTTCTAAGTTGCTGAATACCAAGCCGCCGCGCGATATTCTCTTTTTCGCGGGTGTTAAATATGATATTTTCTTGGCACATGTGGGCGAATCTTATGCGTTGCTGGTTGCAGCTAACCCTGGGACGAGCAGCGACCAGATGGCAGAAGCCATGCGCCTGGTTCATAGTGGCTTGCAAGATTTGTTAGCCATCCTCTCAAAGATGGGTGTCCGCCTCACCAGCAGCAAACAACCCACCCGTCAGGAAGTCGAGCCGGAGCCCCCGTTTGCAGAAGATGCTGAAGTCGCCCCCGAGATGGCGGCTCTATTCGAAGAAGTTGCCTCATCCGAAATTGAACAAGATGCGAACGTGTTCTGGGATACTGCCTCAACCGATGCCTCGCACGATGGCCTCACGAATGCCGATTCGTTGAGCTATGATGAAGCCCGCCGCCTGGGGCTGACCCCGGAAGAAGATGCTGAGCAATAA
- a CDS encoding ABC transporter ATP-binding protein translates to MTQDNNILVDVQNLSKLFPIGQGVFKQAASFVHAVSELNLQIKRGESVGLVGESGCGKTTTGKLLTRLLDPTDGNIILDTDEGQVDIAHMRGKKMKIFRRRVQMIFQDPYESMNPRLTIYDTVAEPLNVQGVGSVAEREARVADLLETVGLAPASSFLFRYPHELSGGQRQRVAIARALVINPDFVVADEPTSMLDVSVRTGVMHLMQDLADRFGVTYLYITHDLAVARYMCDRIAVMYLGKIVEIGDTEDVLQNPQHPYTKALISAVPVPDPTYTREPIKIKGGVSRPVDPAPRCRFYDRCPLADKVCESNDHPPLEDKGGGHQAACYHV, encoded by the coding sequence ATGACACAAGATAATAATATTCTCGTTGATGTGCAAAATCTGTCAAAACTCTTCCCTATTGGGCAGGGCGTTTTCAAACAGGCAGCTTCTTTTGTTCATGCAGTGAGCGAACTAAACTTGCAGATCAAACGTGGTGAAAGCGTAGGCTTGGTTGGCGAATCAGGTTGTGGCAAAACTACGACCGGGAAGCTGCTGACCCGTTTGCTCGATCCCACCGATGGAAATATCATTCTGGATACGGATGAAGGCCAAGTGGATATTGCTCACATGCGCGGTAAGAAAATGAAAATTTTCCGCCGCCGTGTGCAAATGATCTTCCAGGACCCTTACGAATCGATGAACCCCCGTTTGACGATTTATGATACTGTTGCTGAACCGCTCAATGTTCAGGGAGTGGGTTCTGTGGCCGAGCGTGAGGCCCGCGTAGCCGATCTACTCGAAACTGTCGGTCTGGCTCCGGCATCCAGCTTCTTATTCCGTTATCCTCACGAACTTTCGGGTGGTCAACGCCAGCGTGTTGCCATTGCGCGCGCTCTGGTGATTAACCCCGACTTTGTGGTTGCTGACGAACCTACCTCCATGCTGGATGTGTCGGTGCGAACAGGCGTGATGCACCTGATGCAGGATTTGGCCGATCGCTTTGGCGTAACGTATCTCTACATCACACACGACTTGGCCGTGGCTCGTTATATGTGTGATCGTATCGCAGTTATGTATCTGGGTAAAATTGTAGAGATTGGTGATACCGAAGATGTGTTGCAGAATCCACAGCACCCCTATACTAAAGCGCTGATTTCGGCTGTGCCGGTGCCTGATCCTACCTACACGCGTGAGCCCATCAAGATTAAGGGGGGCGTTTCACGCCCTGTCGATCCGGCTCCGCGCTGCCGTTTCTATGACCGCTGTCCGCTGGCCGACAAAGTTTGCGAAAGCAATGACCATCCACCGTTGGAAGATAAAGGTGGCGGGCATCAGGCAGCTTGCTATCACGTGTAG
- a CDS encoding ABC transporter ATP-binding protein has translation MTEKVLAVNDLTMHYMTRKGPVFAVDGVTFHVDRGEAIGLVGESGCGKTSIAISLLKLLPNNAKILNGEIRINDTDVVPLTDNEMNKYRWKDISMVFQAAMNSMNPVYTVEEQILEAMREHMPQLSDKEMDEKIDHLFTLVGLDPTLKDQYPHQYSGGMRQRAVIAMALSCDPDIIIADEPTTALDVIVQDAILKRVREIQEKLNMAMIYISHDIAVIAEVSKRVGVMYAGKLVEMASTEAIFHRPVHPYTMALMSSFPSIVGEKADLVTLAGEPPDLLNPPSGCRFHPRCPYATEICHEQEPEFRDHGADHFAACWHPGGEK, from the coding sequence ATGACAGAAAAAGTTCTTGCAGTAAATGACCTGACGATGCATTATATGACCCGCAAAGGCCCCGTGTTTGCCGTGGATGGTGTTACCTTCCATGTTGACCGCGGTGAAGCTATTGGCCTGGTGGGCGAATCCGGCTGTGGGAAAACATCAATCGCGATTTCCTTGTTGAAATTATTGCCCAATAATGCAAAAATTCTCAATGGCGAGATCAGAATTAACGATACAGATGTTGTGCCCCTGACCGATAATGAAATGAATAAATATCGCTGGAAGGATATCTCAATGGTATTCCAGGCGGCGATGAATTCCATGAACCCGGTCTACACAGTTGAAGAGCAGATCCTTGAAGCGATGCGTGAGCATATGCCGCAACTCAGCGACAAGGAAATGGACGAAAAAATTGACCATCTTTTCACTCTTGTGGGTTTGGACCCAACTCTGAAAGATCAGTATCCTCACCAATACAGCGGCGGTATGCGCCAGCGTGCGGTGATTGCTATGGCGCTTTCGTGTGATCCCGATATTATTATTGCTGACGAACCGACGACCGCGCTGGATGTAATCGTTCAGGATGCCATTCTGAAGCGCGTGCGCGAAATTCAGGAAAAACTGAATATGGCAATGATCTATATCTCTCACGATATTGCCGTGATCGCCGAAGTCAGTAAACGTGTGGGTGTCATGTATGCCGGAAAACTGGTCGAAATGGCGAGTACCGAAGCTATCTTCCATCGCCCTGTTCACCCTTATACCATGGCGCTGATGTCTTCGTTTCCATCTATCGTAGGTGAGAAGGCTGATTTGGTAACACTAGCCGGGGAACCGCCAGACCTGCTAAACCCGCCCTCTGGCTGCCGTTTCCATCCGCGCTGCCCCTATGCTACAGAAATCTGCCATGAACAAGAACCGGAATTTAGAGATCACGGCGCAGACCATTTTGCCGCTTGCTGGCATCCGGGAGGCGAAAAATAA